The following are from one region of the Salvia splendens isolate huo1 chromosome 2, SspV2, whole genome shotgun sequence genome:
- the LOC121771231 gene encoding protein FAR1-RELATED SEQUENCE 5-like → MIWLSQSISILCPLIILWMMFIRNFILDCSKANIGPILTFKVLKETLGVFDLISCTVGDIRNVSQDIKAYAHGFDVQMVLDDKAKKKEMSESYTYYYEVNEKNQLVTLFWCDGLMKRNYHMFGDIVAFDSTYNTNWYCMIFTHFTGKDNHGRPVTFAAGLVCNEKTGAFGWLFRV, encoded by the exons ATGATATGGTTGAGTCAGAGCATCAGCATTTTATGTCCATTAATCATCCTCTGGATGATGTTCATCAGAAATTTCATACTTGATTGTTCAAAAGCGAATATTGGCCCCATACTTACATTTAAGGTGTTGAAGGAAACTCTCGGTGTGTTTGACCTTATCAGTTGTACGGTTGGTGATATTAGGAATGTTTCACAGGACATCAAAGCATACGCACATGGATTCGATGTGCAAATGGTGTTGGATGACAAGGCTAAGAAGAAGGAAATGTCCGAGTCGTACACATATTACTACGAAGTTAATGAAAAAAACCAGTTGGTTACTCTGTTTTGGTGTGATGGCTTGATGAAGAGGAATTACCACATGTTTGGTGATATTGTAGCCTTTGACTCCACGTATAACACAAACTG GTATTGTATGATCTTCACTCATTTCACGGGAAAGGACAATCATGGTAGACCTGTAACTTTTGCGGCTGGATTGGTGTGCAATGAGAAAACAGGGGCATTTGGCTGgttgtttagggtttag